One genomic segment of Clostridium saccharoperbutylacetonicum N1-4(HMT) includes these proteins:
- a CDS encoding MFS transporter: MNININEKKFAENELIEGKSTSRWTILFIVLMSTFMSTLDGSIVNVALPKMATALKVTTASIQLVVTSYLIIIAGTVLIFGKLGDMFGKSKMFKFGVGLFTLGSLFCGITNSFPILIIARVVQAIGAAGTMANNQGIITETFPQNERGKALGFLGTSVALGSLVGPGIGGFIVGAFSWEFIFLINVPIGIIALFFARKLLPKDKKRIQGKLDGVGAALFMLTVVPLFLSLEEGLSLGFTNSIILLGFTVAIISFILFIIVEKKKENPLLQLEIFSNKLFSLSIFCAFITFIAIFCNNIILPFYLQDVMNYSPQNAGLILMVNPLILIVASPASGALSDKIGSEVLTFIGLMLVSLGLFLMSTFNVDSSFLTMIIFIAVMSMGMGLFQPPNNSLIMSTVPKDKLGIAGSINALVRNIGMVCGIALATTLLYSMMSYVIGYRVTDYVPGRNDAFVYGMRAVYIAAGVISLIGAFLTLLRLINRKKSRETK; encoded by the coding sequence ATGAATATAAATATAAATGAAAAAAAATTTGCAGAAAATGAATTAATAGAAGGAAAAAGTACAAGTAGATGGACAATCTTGTTTATAGTTTTAATGTCAACCTTTATGTCAACTTTAGATGGGAGTATTGTAAATGTTGCATTGCCTAAAATGGCAACTGCTTTAAAGGTCACAACTGCAAGTATTCAATTGGTGGTAACAAGTTATTTAATAATCATTGCTGGTACGGTATTAATTTTTGGAAAACTAGGTGATATGTTTGGAAAATCAAAAATGTTTAAATTTGGAGTTGGATTATTTACTTTAGGGTCTTTATTTTGTGGAATAACAAATTCCTTTCCTATTTTGATTATAGCAAGAGTTGTACAAGCTATAGGAGCTGCTGGTACTATGGCTAATAATCAAGGAATTATTACTGAAACTTTTCCTCAAAATGAAAGAGGTAAAGCCTTAGGGTTTTTAGGGACTTCTGTAGCTTTAGGTTCTTTAGTTGGACCAGGGATTGGAGGTTTTATAGTTGGAGCATTTAGTTGGGAATTTATATTTTTAATAAATGTACCAATTGGAATAATAGCATTGTTTTTTGCTCGAAAATTATTACCAAAAGATAAGAAAAGAATTCAAGGAAAGCTTGATGGAGTTGGGGCAGCATTATTTATGCTTACAGTAGTTCCACTTTTCTTATCATTAGAAGAGGGTTTATCCCTTGGTTTCACAAATTCAATAATTTTATTAGGTTTTACTGTTGCAATTATTTCATTTATCTTATTTATTATTGTAGAAAAGAAAAAAGAAAATCCATTGCTACAATTAGAAATTTTCAGTAATAAATTATTCTCCTTAAGTATATTTTGTGCCTTCATAACTTTTATAGCAATATTTTGTAATAACATTATTTTGCCTTTTTATCTTCAAGATGTAATGAATTATTCGCCACAGAATGCTGGTTTAATACTTATGGTTAATCCTTTAATTTTAATTGTAGCATCACCTGCAAGTGGAGCTTTATCAGATAAAATTGGGTCAGAAGTTTTAACATTCATAGGATTAATGCTTGTTAGTTTGGGATTATTCCTAATGTCTACTTTTAATGTGGATTCATCCTTTCTAACTATGATAATATTTATTGCAGTTATGTCAATGGGGATGGGATTATTCCAACCACCTAATAATTCTTTAATAATGTCAACAGTGCCAAAAGACAAGCTTGGTATTGCGGGTAGTATAAATGCACTTGTGAGAAATATAGGAATGGTATGCGGGATAGCTTTGGCTACAACACTTTTATATAGTATGATGAGCTATGTAATTGGATATCGCGTTACAGATTATGTACCAGGGAGAAATGATGCCTTTGTATATGGAATGCGCGCAGTATATATAGCAGCAGGAGTAATAAGTTTAATTGGAGCTTTTTTGACACTGTTAAGATTGATTAATAGAAAGAAATCTAGAGAGACTAAATAA
- a CDS encoding MarR family winged helix-turn-helix transcriptional regulator: MEKESIHFIALNSKIFRNTQIFLDKVLKNYNLSSGSLPYIFNLEKNEGITQNKLSKEIGNDKAMSARTITKLIELEFVYKKQDEKDGRAYNLYLTEKAKELIPKIRKDIRAVVDIVTEDLTEEEKFTTTESLKKILDRTQKLREEV, from the coding sequence GTGGAAAAAGAATCTATTCATTTTATAGCGCTAAATAGTAAGATTTTTAGAAATACACAAATCTTTTTAGATAAAGTCTTGAAAAATTACAATTTAAGTAGTGGATCACTTCCATATATATTTAATTTAGAAAAAAATGAGGGGATTACTCAAAATAAATTAAGTAAAGAAATAGGAAATGATAAGGCAATGTCAGCTAGAACCATTACAAAACTTATTGAGTTAGAATTTGTATATAAGAAACAAGATGAAAAAGATGGAAGAGCATATAACTTATATTTGACAGAAAAAGCTAAGGAGCTTATACCAAAAATTCGCAAAGATATTAGAGCAGTAGTTGATATAGTAACAGAAGATTTAACAGAAGAAGAGAAGTTTACAACTACAGAATCCTTAAAGAAGATTTTAGATAGAACACAGAAGTTAAGGGAAGAAGTGTAG
- a CDS encoding polysaccharide deacetylase family protein: MRLNHSNNKDKRKDAKKMKRVILFVSVILVLILVSGFAAHKFSLNVKTVQAIDSAQNKDSKENTQDKEETNSSVDKESDTNVENAAYLEKYIEQQVKGQKPTGADGKKVAYLTFDDGPSETVTPQILDILKSENVNATFFLIGKYVDKNDESKNLVKREIAEGNSIGIHSYSHDYNYLFPNGKINLENCMSDFEKTDKTLKNVLGQDFSTRAIRFPGGQITWAKKDPQGADAVDKALHEKDWHQIDWNALSGDAEAGHKNAAALTEEAIKTIGNREKAVILMHDTYGKEETAKALPGIIEYLKKQGYEFKIIK, translated from the coding sequence ATGAGATTAAACCATAGTAACAATAAAGATAAAAGGAAAGATGCAAAGAAAATGAAAAGAGTTATATTGTTTGTTTCAGTTATATTAGTTTTGATTTTAGTGAGTGGATTTGCAGCGCATAAATTCTCTTTAAATGTGAAAACAGTCCAAGCTATTGATTCGGCACAAAATAAAGATTCTAAAGAAAATACTCAAGATAAAGAGGAAACTAATAGCTCTGTAGATAAAGAAAGTGATACTAATGTTGAAAATGCTGCATACTTAGAAAAGTATATAGAGCAGCAAGTTAAAGGGCAAAAACCCACTGGAGCTGATGGTAAAAAAGTTGCATATTTAACATTTGATGACGGCCCATCAGAAACAGTTACGCCTCAAATATTAGACATACTTAAATCTGAAAATGTAAATGCAACATTTTTTCTTATAGGAAAATATGTAGATAAAAATGATGAAAGTAAAAATTTAGTGAAGAGAGAAATAGCAGAAGGAAATTCAATTGGAATACACTCTTATTCACACGATTATAATTATTTATTTCCAAATGGAAAAATAAACTTAGAAAATTGTATGTCTGATTTTGAAAAGACAGATAAAACCTTAAAAAATGTTTTAGGTCAGGATTTTTCAACGAGAGCCATTCGATTTCCTGGTGGACAAATAACTTGGGCTAAAAAAGATCCTCAAGGAGCAGATGCTGTTGACAAAGCATTACATGAAAAAGATTGGCATCAAATAGATTGGAATGCATTATCTGGTGATGCAGAAGCTGGGCACAAAAATGCAGCTGCATTAACAGAGGAAGCTATAAAAACTATAGGAAATAGAGAAAAAGCTGTAATTTTAATGCATGACACTTATGGAAAAGAAGAAACGGCAAAAGCTTTGCCAGGGATAATTGAATATTTAAAGAAACAAGGATATGAATTTAAAATTATTAAGTAA
- a CDS encoding ABC transporter ATP-binding protein, translating into MKKSTFSRLIGYVSKYKGYMFASLIFALISNVLIAFMPLIVGKAIDYIVTKGEVDFDGLIRTIITLGVIYVISALFTWLFTIVANIVAYNTVKDLRNEALGKISILPLKYFDKNPHGDIISRLTNDMDNVSDGLFQGITQFYPGIITIISSLVLMLSLSFKLTIVIVLMTPLCFLIASFITKRSNKMFKEQQKTLGELNGYIEEIVGNQKVVRLFGYEERAEENFSGINARLYKCGQLAQFYSSLTNPATRFVNNVTYILVGLIGGILSVLSGLSVGVISSFLTYSTQFSQPINNITSVATQLQAAIASCERIFSIIDEVPEKADSDNAEKIESCEGNVKFENVSFSYDKKVSLIEDFSVDIKKGSTIAIVGPTGAGKTTMVNLLMRFYDLDKGRITVDGNSVNDLTRNNLRSQFGMVLQDTWLFEGTIRDNIAYGKPNASLEEVENAAKAAFIHSFIKRLPDGYDTMITESGGNLSEGQKQLLTIARVMLIDPPMLILDEATSNVDTRTELKIQNAFLSMMKGRTSFVIAHRLSTIRDADVILVMKNGKIVERGNHDELVNKGGIYTDLYNSQFKHQM; encoded by the coding sequence ATGAAGAAAAGTACATTTTCTAGATTGATTGGTTATGTTTCAAAATATAAAGGATACATGTTTGCATCATTGATATTTGCTTTAATAAGTAATGTACTTATTGCATTTATGCCATTGATAGTTGGAAAAGCTATTGATTATATAGTAACTAAAGGTGAAGTAGATTTTGATGGATTAATAAGAACAATTATAACCCTTGGTGTGATTTATGTTATAAGTGCACTATTTACATGGTTATTTACTATAGTTGCTAACATTGTAGCGTATAACACAGTAAAGGATCTTAGAAATGAGGCATTAGGTAAGATAAGTATTCTTCCATTAAAGTATTTTGATAAAAATCCACATGGGGATATTATAAGTAGGCTAACAAATGACATGGATAATGTTTCAGATGGTTTATTTCAAGGAATTACGCAATTTTATCCAGGTATTATAACAATAATAAGTTCACTTGTTTTAATGTTAAGCTTAAGTTTTAAATTAACTATAGTCATAGTATTAATGACACCATTATGTTTTCTTATAGCTTCTTTTATTACTAAGAGATCAAACAAAATGTTTAAAGAACAGCAAAAAACTTTGGGAGAATTAAATGGCTATATAGAAGAAATAGTAGGAAATCAAAAGGTAGTAAGACTATTTGGTTATGAAGAAAGAGCAGAAGAAAATTTTTCTGGAATCAATGCAAGACTTTATAAGTGTGGTCAACTTGCGCAATTTTATTCATCCCTTACAAATCCAGCAACAAGATTTGTAAATAATGTTACATATATTTTAGTTGGTCTTATTGGAGGAATACTTTCAGTTTTAAGTGGATTAAGTGTTGGTGTTATTTCAAGTTTTTTAACTTATTCAACTCAATTTTCACAACCAATAAACAATATTACAAGTGTAGCTACTCAGCTTCAAGCAGCTATTGCATCTTGTGAAAGAATATTTTCTATTATAGATGAAGTGCCTGAAAAAGCAGATTCTGATAATGCTGAAAAAATAGAAAGCTGTGAAGGAAATGTAAAATTTGAAAATGTGTCATTTTCTTATGATAAAAAAGTATCACTTATAGAGGATTTTAGTGTAGATATAAAAAAAGGAAGTACAATAGCAATCGTAGGCCCAACTGGAGCGGGGAAAACCACAATGGTAAACTTGCTTATGAGATTTTATGATTTGGACAAAGGTAGAATTACTGTAGATGGTAATAGTGTTAATGACTTAACAAGAAATAATCTTAGAAGTCAGTTTGGTATGGTGCTTCAGGATACTTGGTTATTTGAAGGGACTATAAGAGATAATATAGCTTATGGTAAACCAAATGCATCTTTAGAAGAAGTAGAAAATGCAGCTAAAGCAGCCTTTATACATAGTTTTATAAAAAGACTTCCAGATGGTTATGATACTATGATAACAGAATCTGGAGGAAATCTTTCAGAAGGACAAAAGCAGCTTTTAACTATAGCTAGAGTAATGCTTATAGACCCACCAATGCTTATATTGGATGAAGCAACAAGTAATGTAGATACAAGAACTGAACTGAAAATACAAAATGCTTTTCTTTCAATGATGAAGGGTCGTACAAGTTTTGTTATAGCACATAGACTTTCAACTATACGTGATGCTGATGTAATTCTCGTTATGAAAAATGGTAAAATCGTTGAAAGAGGAAATCATGATGAGCTTGTAAACAAAGGTGGAATTTATACAGATCTATATAATAGTCAGTTTAAGCATCAAATGTAA
- a CDS encoding ABC transporter ATP-binding protein — protein MNNLLKFVKPYKKQVILGPIFKLLEAVFEISIPTIMILITDKGIGTKNINYIFEIGLIMLLMAILGVLSSFTCQYFSSFASQGFGTILRNEMFKKIGTFSYNEIDAFGTPSLINRVTNDVNQLQLGLAMVIRLAIRVPFLCIGGIVMAMYLDIKLSLIMYLSIPFFAFAIYLIMNKSLPLYKVVQKKLDKLALILRENLSGVRVIRAFSRVEGEKVRFKESNEELASTAIKVGKISALMNPVTSIIMNFALMAVIWFGGIRVNIGGMTTGKVIAYINYINMVLSALIVLANLIVTFTKAAASAARVNEIFNTDSSIKYEGSSEFNKVTDEAIPVLKFDNVSFAYKGSKEDAISNISFEIKRGQTVGIIGGTGSGKTTLVNLIPRLYDTTKGSILINGVNVRDYYKKELDENVGLVPQKAILFSGTVTENIRWGNETADMSEVKKAAEIGMAADFVEKMPEKYETHISQGGVNFSGGQKQRLTIARALVKKPEILIMDDSLSALDYATDAALRKALRENTEDMTVIMVTQRISTIKDADLIIVLDDGNLAGVGTHEELLKESDVYKEICSSQITKEAM, from the coding sequence TTGAATAATTTATTGAAATTCGTAAAACCTTATAAAAAGCAAGTTATTTTAGGACCAATATTTAAACTGCTTGAGGCAGTTTTTGAAATATCTATACCTACAATAATGATTCTTATAACTGATAAAGGTATAGGAACAAAAAATATTAACTACATATTTGAGATAGGATTAATAATGCTTTTGATGGCAATCTTAGGAGTATTATCATCTTTTACATGTCAATATTTCTCTTCCTTTGCATCACAAGGCTTTGGAACAATTCTTAGAAATGAGATGTTTAAAAAGATAGGAACTTTTTCCTACAATGAAATTGATGCTTTTGGAACACCATCACTTATTAATCGTGTTACAAATGATGTTAATCAACTTCAACTTGGACTAGCTATGGTTATAAGACTTGCTATAAGAGTTCCTTTTCTTTGTATTGGTGGAATAGTAATGGCAATGTATCTTGATATTAAATTATCATTAATAATGTATTTATCAATACCATTCTTTGCTTTTGCAATATATCTTATTATGAATAAGTCTCTTCCACTATATAAAGTAGTTCAAAAGAAACTAGATAAGCTAGCTCTTATATTAAGAGAAAATTTATCTGGAGTAAGGGTTATAAGAGCTTTCTCTAGAGTTGAAGGTGAAAAAGTTAGATTTAAAGAATCAAATGAAGAGCTTGCAAGTACTGCAATTAAAGTAGGGAAAATATCTGCCCTTATGAATCCAGTTACAAGTATAATAATGAATTTTGCACTTATGGCTGTAATTTGGTTTGGAGGAATAAGGGTAAACATAGGTGGAATGACAACAGGAAAAGTTATAGCTTATATAAATTACATAAACATGGTTTTATCTGCACTTATAGTATTGGCAAATCTTATAGTTACCTTTACTAAAGCAGCAGCTAGTGCAGCACGTGTAAATGAAATATTTAATACTGATTCAAGTATTAAATATGAAGGAAGCAGTGAATTTAATAAAGTTACTGATGAAGCTATTCCAGTACTTAAATTTGACAATGTATCTTTTGCCTATAAAGGATCTAAAGAAGATGCTATAAGTAATATTTCTTTTGAAATAAAAAGAGGTCAAACGGTTGGAATAATAGGTGGTACAGGATCTGGAAAAACTACTTTAGTTAATTTGATTCCAAGGTTATATGATACAACTAAAGGTAGTATTTTAATTAATGGAGTTAACGTAAGAGATTACTACAAAAAAGAACTAGATGAAAATGTAGGCCTAGTTCCACAAAAAGCAATTTTATTTTCAGGAACAGTAACAGAAAATATAAGATGGGGAAATGAAACAGCGGATATGAGTGAAGTTAAAAAAGCTGCTGAAATTGGGATGGCTGCAGATTTTGTGGAGAAAATGCCTGAGAAGTATGAAACACATATTTCCCAAGGAGGAGTTAATTTTTCTGGTGGACAAAAACAAAGACTTACTATAGCAAGAGCTTTAGTAAAGAAGCCTGAAATATTAATAATGGATGACAGTTTAAGTGCATTAGATTATGCAACTGATGCGGCACTTAGAAAAGCACTTAGAGAAAATACAGAAGACATGACTGTAATTATGGTTACTCAAAGAATCAGTACAATAAAAGATGCTGATTTAATAATAGTTCTAGACGATGGAAATTTAGCAGGTGTTGGAACTCATGAAGAATTGCTTAAAGAGTCAGACGTATATAAAGAGATATGTAGTTCTCAAATTACAAAGGAGGCTATGTAA
- a CDS encoding LysR family transcriptional regulator, with the protein MDIKQLKYFYTIAEEGQITGAAKKLHIAQPPLSYQLKSLEDELGVKLVERGSRNIKLTDAGHLLYKRAKQILSLTKSAEDELRDFVQGTQGTLSIGTVSSSGASLLDNRLSTFHDKYPFINFEIHEGNTFELLELLTNGVIEIAIVRTPFNNFGLNSILLQKEPMVAAMSRDLCWTDKNTIEIVELKDKPLIFYRRFENLISKACENYNFQPTVYCKNDDARTSLLWANSGLGVAIVPKSAIKLIGSSDIIVKEIISKELSTQIAIIWPKTGYLSTAGKNFLNLFLDT; encoded by the coding sequence ATGGATATTAAACAATTAAAATATTTCTACACAATTGCTGAAGAAGGTCAGATAACAGGTGCTGCTAAAAAACTACATATAGCACAACCTCCTTTAAGCTATCAATTGAAATCTCTCGAGGATGAATTAGGAGTAAAACTCGTTGAAAGAGGGAGCCGAAATATTAAATTAACTGATGCAGGCCATTTACTATACAAACGAGCTAAACAAATACTATCTTTAACAAAATCAGCTGAAGATGAATTAAGAGATTTTGTCCAAGGGACTCAAGGTACTTTGTCTATTGGTACTGTATCCTCCTCTGGTGCATCACTTTTAGATAATCGACTTAGTACTTTTCATGATAAATATCCATTTATAAATTTTGAAATTCATGAAGGAAATACTTTTGAGTTATTGGAATTATTGACTAATGGAGTAATCGAAATTGCAATCGTAAGAACTCCTTTTAATAATTTTGGTTTAAACTCAATTTTATTACAAAAGGAACCTATGGTTGCAGCCATGTCAAGAGATTTGTGCTGGACTGATAAAAATACTATCGAAATTGTCGAATTAAAAGATAAACCACTAATTTTTTATAGAAGATTTGAAAATCTAATATCAAAGGCATGTGAAAACTATAATTTTCAGCCAACGGTATATTGTAAAAATGATGATGCAAGAACTTCATTGCTTTGGGCAAATTCTGGACTTGGAGTGGCTATTGTCCCTAAATCTGCGATAAAATTAATAGGATCATCTGATATAATTGTTAAGGAAATTATATCAAAAGAATTATCAACTCAAATAGCTATTATATGGCCTAAGACTGGGTATTTATCAACAGCAGGAAAGAATTTTCTAAACTTATTTTTAGATACATAA